In Sulfurisphaera javensis, a single genomic region encodes these proteins:
- the spt4 gene encoding transcription elongation factor subunit Spt4 encodes MPEKNKEFKACKNCRALVPSDTPKCPVCGSTSFSDDWSGMVIIIDPSSETAKLLGVTIPWRYAIIVK; translated from the coding sequence ATGCCAGAGAAAAATAAAGAGTTTAAAGCTTGCAAAAATTGTAGAGCATTAGTCCCTTCAGATACTCCCAAATGCCCAGTCTGCGGATCAACAAGTTTTAGTGACGATTGGAGCGGTATGGTAATTATCATAGATCCCTCTTCAGAAACCGCTAAACTACTTGGGGTAACAATACCTTGGAGATACGCGATAATAGTGAAGTAG
- a CDS encoding DNA-directed RNA polymerase gives MFKLIKARGIIRIPPEYFGQPLDEIALQILRQEYQEKMVKDLGLVLAVLNAKVNEEGYIIFGDGATYHEVSFEMLTFVPVIQEVVEGEVNQVDNYGVYVNIGPVDGLAHISQITDDNLKYDQNRGILFGEKSKKVIQKGDRVRARIISVSTSGGRMPRIALTMKQPYLGKIEWITQELTKASK, from the coding sequence ATGTTTAAATTAATTAAAGCAAGAGGTATAATACGTATACCGCCAGAATATTTTGGACAACCTCTGGATGAAATAGCTCTACAAATTTTAAGACAAGAATACCAGGAAAAAATGGTTAAGGATTTAGGTTTAGTTTTAGCTGTATTAAATGCTAAAGTAAATGAAGAAGGTTATATTATATTTGGAGACGGAGCTACATATCATGAAGTAAGTTTTGAAATGTTAACTTTTGTTCCAGTAATCCAAGAAGTTGTAGAAGGAGAAGTTAACCAGGTTGATAATTATGGAGTATATGTTAATATAGGACCTGTAGATGGTTTAGCTCACATATCTCAGATAACTGATGATAATTTAAAATATGATCAAAATAGAGGTATTCTCTTTGGAGAAAAAAGTAAGAAAGTTATTCAAAAAGGCGATAGAGTTAGAGCAAGAATAATTAGCGTATCTACTAGTGGAGGAAGAATGCCAAGGATAGCTCTTACGATGAAACAACCTTATTTAGGAAAAATTGAATGGATTACACAAGAGTTGACAAAGGCGAGCAAGTGA
- a CDS encoding PIN domain-containing protein yields MEISRLGNNKNLGVVVDTNILLYIYYGFDPFEKIIQFLDYKPTFYIPNVVIKELNKFLNSKSVLMSKKANLALLYLDKYKTYWKNIDGYENLRVDDALINICKYYNLFLFTNDTKLRYKAKREGVKVIYLRQKSKNIKVDIII; encoded by the coding sequence ATGGAGATTAGTAGGTTGGGGAATAATAAAAATTTAGGAGTAGTAGTAGATACTAATATTCTTCTATATATATATTACGGTTTTGATCCTTTTGAAAAAATAATACAATTCCTAGATTATAAACCAACTTTTTACATACCTAATGTAGTAATTAAAGAGTTAAACAAGTTTCTTAATTCTAAGAGTGTATTAATGAGTAAAAAAGCTAATTTAGCTTTGTTATATTTAGATAAGTATAAAACTTATTGGAAGAATATAGATGGTTACGAGAATCTAAGAGTTGATGATGCATTAATAAATATCTGCAAATATTATAATTTATTTTTATTTACAAATGATACTAAACTTAGATATAAGGCAAAGCGTGAAGGAGTGAAAGTTATTTATCTTAGACAGAAGAGTAAAAATATAAAGGTAGACATTATTATCTAG
- the eif2g gene encoding translation initiation factor IF-2 subunit gamma: MSWPQVQPEVNIGVVGYVDHGKTTLVQAITGVWTSKHSEELKRGMTIKLGYAEASIGLCPHCNKPEAYVTEYSCNQCGSDEKPQFLRKVSFIDAPGHEILMATMLSGAALMDGALLVVAANEPFPQPQTREHFVALGIVNIKNLIIVQNKVDVVSKEEAYKQYKQIKEFLKGTWAEDAPIIPVSALHKINIDALIEGIQKYIPTPNRDLTKDPIMLVIRSFDVNKPGTPYNELKGGVVGGSIIQGKLEIGDEIKILPGIRYEKAGGKVEYEPMYTTITSIRFSDLEVKEAKPGGLVALGTNLDPSYVKADSLVGSVVVKSNNKNVQVLWNLRIENYQLLERVVGAKDLVKVENIKKGEVLMLTLGSSTTLGVAKSIKNDELEVELKRPLVVWDKDLRVVISRQVSGRWRLVGWGIIKI, translated from the coding sequence TTGTCTTGGCCACAAGTTCAACCAGAAGTTAATATAGGTGTAGTTGGCTATGTAGATCATGGTAAAACTACTCTAGTCCAGGCTATTACTGGCGTCTGGACTTCAAAGCATAGCGAAGAATTAAAAAGAGGCATGACAATAAAATTAGGTTATGCTGAAGCTAGCATTGGCTTATGTCCTCATTGTAACAAACCAGAAGCATACGTAACAGAATACTCTTGCAACCAATGTGGCAGTGACGAAAAACCACAATTCCTTAGAAAAGTATCTTTTATTGACGCCCCAGGGCATGAAATATTAATGGCTACTATGCTTTCTGGAGCTGCATTAATGGATGGTGCGCTTCTGGTAGTGGCAGCAAATGAACCTTTTCCACAGCCACAAACCAGAGAGCACTTTGTTGCATTAGGTATTGTTAATATTAAAAATCTTATTATTGTTCAAAATAAAGTAGATGTTGTAAGCAAAGAAGAAGCTTATAAGCAATATAAGCAAATTAAAGAATTTTTAAAAGGTACTTGGGCTGAAGATGCGCCGATAATTCCAGTAAGTGCACTGCACAAGATAAATATAGATGCTTTAATAGAAGGTATACAAAAATATATTCCTACACCTAATAGAGACTTAACAAAAGATCCAATAATGCTAGTCATTAGAAGCTTTGATGTGAATAAACCGGGAACACCTTATAATGAATTAAAAGGCGGAGTAGTAGGAGGTAGCATAATTCAAGGGAAATTAGAGATAGGAGATGAAATAAAGATTTTGCCAGGAATAAGATATGAAAAAGCTGGTGGTAAAGTTGAATATGAACCAATGTATACAACTATAACATCTATTCGTTTTTCAGATCTAGAAGTTAAGGAAGCAAAACCTGGTGGACTAGTAGCACTTGGAACAAATTTAGATCCTTCATATGTAAAAGCTGATAGTTTAGTTGGAAGTGTTGTAGTTAAATCAAATAATAAAAACGTACAAGTACTATGGAACTTGAGAATAGAAAATTATCAATTATTAGAAAGAGTAGTTGGGGCAAAAGATTTAGTTAAAGTTGAAAACATAAAGAAAGGAGAGGTACTAATGCTTACGCTAGGTTCTTCAACAACTTTGGGTGTGGCAAAAAGTATTAAAAACGACGAGCTAGAGGTTGAATTGAAGAGACCTTTAGTAGTATGGGATAAAGATTTAAGAGTTGTTATAAGTAGACAAGTTAGTGGAAGATGGAGATTAGTAGGTTGGGGAATAATAAAAATTTAG
- a CDS encoding 30S ribosomal protein S6e: MPDFKIVISDPQTKEPKIKKVKVKTSDQVQSIQGEKEGKALPIAKLSQKLKEELGLDTLITLQIVKQEGDKKVKVKTHFKVEIDNNIPADEVWISPSIAEKYGANEFEALAYRTKSFQISIDQSKLSNLIGAKIGDTVELNISGLLFKVKITGGSDNSGFPMRFDVPGGAKRRLLLSGPPGFYPDEDGIRKKKTVRGNMITQDIVQINSIIIR, encoded by the coding sequence TTGCCAGACTTTAAAATTGTCATATCTGATCCGCAAACAAAAGAGCCAAAAATAAAGAAAGTTAAGGTTAAAACATCTGATCAAGTTCAATCTATACAAGGAGAGAAAGAAGGAAAAGCTTTACCAATAGCCAAACTTAGCCAAAAATTAAAGGAAGAACTTGGACTAGATACACTAATTACTTTACAGATAGTAAAGCAAGAAGGAGACAAAAAGGTAAAAGTAAAAACTCATTTTAAAGTTGAAATAGATAACAATATACCTGCAGATGAAGTCTGGATTTCACCAAGTATAGCAGAAAAATATGGAGCTAATGAGTTTGAGGCATTAGCCTATAGAACTAAATCCTTTCAAATTTCTATTGATCAATCAAAGTTAAGTAATTTAATAGGAGCTAAAATAGGTGATACTGTAGAGTTAAATATCTCTGGTTTACTATTTAAAGTCAAGATAACTGGTGGTTCAGATAATTCTGGCTTTCCAATGAGATTTGATGTCCCTGGAGGTGCAAAAAGAAGATTATTACTTAGTGGTCCTCCTGGGTTCTATCCAGACGAAGATGGAATAAGAAAGAAAAAAACTGTTAGGGGTAATATGATTACTCAAGATATAGTTCAGATTAACAGTATAATTATTAGGTGA
- a CDS encoding CbiX/SirB N-terminal domain-containing protein — MLGVLLVLHGSKIKEWQDVAIQYANLLRKYFDLVEYGFIEFNQPSITEAAKNLVAKGADTIVVVPLLFAAGTHFKRDIPKQLEEIKGVKIIIADPIGIDKRVAEILKERVEESLRSSGGQ; from the coding sequence ATGCTTGGTGTCTTACTAGTTTTACATGGAAGTAAAATAAAAGAGTGGCAAGATGTGGCTATTCAATATGCTAATCTGTTAAGAAAATATTTTGATTTAGTTGAATATGGTTTTATAGAATTTAATCAGCCTAGTATAACTGAAGCAGCTAAAAATCTTGTAGCTAAAGGAGCGGATACAATTGTTGTTGTTCCATTACTTTTTGCTGCTGGAACTCATTTTAAGAGAGATATACCAAAACAGTTAGAAGAAATAAAGGGTGTAAAAATAATTATTGCTGATCCTATAGGAATAGATAAAAGAGTTGCTGAGATCTTGAAAGAGAGAGTTGAAGAAAGTTTACGTAGCTCCGGAGGCCAATAG
- a CDS encoding 30S ribosomal protein S15, whose translation MNKKRPNGKSHSTRPVRSGAPKWVRFTREEVELLVEELAKKGYSPSMIGLILRDQYGVPLVKQITGKKITTILEEKGLAPKIPEDLFNLIRKAANVRRHLFEHPKDKKAKRGLEEIESKIRRLAEYYKRVGKLPMEWKYEPEKAELLASGAT comes from the coding sequence GTGAACAAGAAAAGACCTAACGGTAAATCGCATTCAACAAGACCCGTTAGAAGTGGTGCCCCAAAGTGGGTAAGGTTTACTAGAGAGGAAGTAGAATTACTAGTAGAAGAATTAGCTAAGAAAGGATACTCTCCAAGTATGATAGGATTAATTCTTAGAGATCAATATGGAGTTCCTCTAGTAAAACAAATTACTGGTAAAAAAATAACTACTATTCTTGAAGAGAAAGGATTAGCACCAAAGATCCCTGAAGATCTATTTAACTTGATTAGGAAGGCTGCAAACGTGAGAAGACATCTTTTTGAACATCCTAAAGATAAAAAAGCTAAAAGAGGATTAGAGGAGATCGAGTCCAAAATAAGAAGATTGGCTGAGTATTATAAAAGAGTAGGAAAATTACCAATGGAGTGGAAATACGAGCCAGAAAAAGCAGAACTATTGGCCTCCGGAGCTACGTAA
- a CDS encoding methionine synthase, whose amino-acid sequence MDELPILPTTVIGSYPRPKWLREAIRLHKLGKISDEDLQEAFDDAVVTVLRDHQIAGVDVPTDGEMRRDEMVEFFAERLAGFKFYGPVRVWGTNYYRKPSVVGKVEYIKPMLVDEFLFAKSASYTENLKITITGPYTIAEWSYNEYYKNKRDLAFDLAKVINIEIKNLIEAGAKIIQVDEPAIHTHKDEVEWAIEAVNESIKGINVKVVMHVCYGEYKYLEPYLDKLNVDQINLALKNYNYEPVKLFTKWDREIGVGVIDVHNRRVETAEEVAKDLRMLLNYFKPEMIWVNPDCGLKLLPRKIAFQKLVNMVKGTKIIREELKNKGYNTTSLKPLVNR is encoded by the coding sequence ATGGATGAGCTACCAATTCTTCCTACTACAGTTATAGGTAGTTATCCCAGACCTAAATGGCTAAGAGAAGCAATTAGATTACATAAACTCGGCAAAATATCAGACGAAGACTTACAAGAAGCTTTTGATGATGCTGTAGTCACAGTATTAAGAGACCATCAAATAGCTGGGGTTGATGTACCAACTGATGGAGAGATGAGAAGAGATGAAATGGTAGAGTTCTTTGCGGAGAGATTAGCTGGATTTAAATTTTATGGTCCAGTAAGAGTTTGGGGAACTAATTATTATAGGAAACCATCAGTTGTTGGAAAAGTAGAATATATAAAACCAATGTTAGTAGATGAATTTCTCTTCGCAAAGTCAGCATCGTATACAGAAAACCTAAAAATAACTATAACAGGTCCTTATACAATCGCTGAATGGTCTTATAATGAGTACTATAAAAACAAAAGGGATTTAGCTTTTGATTTAGCAAAAGTGATTAATATAGAAATTAAAAACCTCATAGAGGCTGGAGCTAAAATTATTCAAGTTGATGAGCCAGCTATACATACTCATAAAGATGAAGTTGAATGGGCAATAGAAGCAGTTAATGAGTCTATAAAAGGTATCAATGTGAAGGTTGTTATGCATGTCTGTTATGGTGAATATAAGTACCTAGAACCTTACCTAGATAAATTAAATGTAGATCAAATAAATCTTGCATTAAAGAACTATAACTATGAACCAGTAAAGCTATTTACTAAATGGGATAGAGAAATAGGAGTTGGTGTAATTGATGTGCATAATAGGAGAGTTGAAACTGCTGAAGAAGTTGCTAAAGACTTGAGAATGCTACTGAATTATTTTAAGCCAGAAATGATATGGGTAAATCCAGACTGTGGACTCAAATTATTGCCAAGAAAGATAGCATTTCAAAAACTAGTTAACATGGTAAAAGGAACAAAGATTATAAGAGAAGAACTTAAAAATAAGGGTTATAATACTACTTCGTTAAAGCCATTAGTAAATAGGTGA
- a CDS encoding 5-methyltetrahydropteroyltriglutamate--homocysteine methyltransferase — protein sequence MKLETALIGSYPKPIKIAKIISKRNNGKISEEKFQEEIYKFMNSFFSMMKDFKVDFSTDSMIEWDDIEDLTYSFLSNVQKESLTRFFDNNFYYRQIVIKNKLTYKEDNNYIKYFEKANELAKSHGIKLKAVILGPLTFLKLSENQYYKNEEELMRDYANAVNSLLSNIRSDIIEIHEPSIFQKGIKKEILELLPEIYKSMLANINYEVHLLSYFDIDFDRIEYYMKIPANIYGFDVTENNKNKLGRLYQLLKGKQIYFGVLDSRTTKMEKIVTIKRIVNTAEEKGIERLIIGNSSFNDFIPEIIVQKKFKLLQKAKEMIMNG from the coding sequence ATGAAGTTAGAAACTGCGTTAATTGGAAGTTATCCAAAACCAATAAAAATAGCAAAAATAATATCAAAAAGAAATAATGGGAAAATATCTGAAGAGAAATTTCAAGAAGAAATATATAAATTTATGAACAGTTTCTTCTCTATGATGAAAGACTTTAAGGTAGATTTTTCTACGGACAGCATGATTGAGTGGGATGATATAGAAGATTTAACATATTCTTTTCTAAGCAATGTGCAAAAAGAAAGTCTGACAAGATTTTTTGATAATAATTTCTATTACAGACAAATAGTAATAAAAAATAAGCTAACTTACAAAGAAGATAACAATTATATTAAATACTTTGAAAAAGCAAACGAACTTGCAAAAAGTCATGGAATAAAATTAAAAGCAGTAATTTTAGGTCCACTAACTTTTCTTAAGCTTTCTGAAAACCAATATTATAAAAACGAGGAAGAACTTATGAGAGATTATGCTAATGCGGTAAACTCTTTGCTTTCTAACATAAGAAGCGATATAATAGAAATTCATGAACCTTCAATTTTTCAAAAAGGAATAAAGAAAGAAATTCTTGAATTATTACCAGAAATTTACAAGTCTATGTTAGCAAATATAAATTATGAAGTTCATCTATTATCCTATTTTGACATAGACTTCGATAGAATTGAGTATTATATGAAGATCCCAGCAAACATATATGGATTTGACGTAACAGAAAACAACAAAAATAAACTTGGAAGACTTTATCAGCTATTGAAAGGAAAACAGATTTACTTTGGAGTTTTAGATTCTAGAACAACTAAGATGGAAAAAATAGTAACTATAAAAAGGATAGTTAACACTGCAGAGGAAAAGGGAATTGAAAGACTCATAATAGGAAATTCTTCATTTAATGACTTTATACCAGAAATAATAGTCCAGAAAAAATTTAAACTATTACAAAAAGCTAAGGAGATGATAATGAATGGATGA
- the pcn gene encoding proliferating cell nuclear antigen (pcna), with product MRIVYDDVRDLKAIVQALLKLVDEALFDIKPDGIQLIAIDKAHISLIKIDLPKEIFKEYDVPEEFKFGFNTQYMSKLLKAAKRKEEIVIEADSPEIVKLTLSGALNRVFNVNNLEVLPPEVPEINLEFDIKASINASGFKNAIGEIAEVSDTLSITANEEKVVVRGEGENKVEVEFSKETGSLAEIEFNKESSSSYDIEYLNDIISLTKLSDYVKVAFAEQKPMQLEFNMEGGGKVTYLLAPKLS from the coding sequence ATGCGAATAGTTTATGATGATGTGAGAGATTTAAAAGCAATAGTTCAAGCTTTACTTAAACTTGTTGATGAAGCACTATTTGATATAAAGCCAGATGGGATACAGTTAATAGCAATAGATAAGGCTCATATTTCTCTCATAAAGATTGACTTACCAAAAGAAATTTTCAAAGAATATGATGTCCCAGAAGAGTTCAAATTCGGCTTTAATACTCAGTACATGAGCAAGCTTCTTAAAGCGGCTAAAAGAAAAGAAGAGATTGTTATTGAAGCGGACTCTCCAGAGATTGTTAAATTAACATTAAGTGGTGCTCTCAATAGAGTGTTTAACGTTAATAACTTGGAAGTATTACCACCTGAGGTACCTGAAATAAATCTAGAATTTGATATAAAAGCTTCAATAAATGCTAGCGGATTTAAAAATGCAATTGGTGAAATAGCCGAGGTATCAGATACTTTATCAATAACTGCTAATGAAGAGAAAGTGGTTGTTAGAGGAGAAGGCGAAAATAAAGTTGAAGTAGAATTTTCAAAAGAAACTGGAAGCCTAGCTGAAATAGAATTTAATAAGGAATCTTCATCATCGTATGATATAGAATATTTAAATGATATAATTTCACTCACAAAACTTTCGGACTATGTTAAGGTAGCGTTTGCGGAGCAAAAACCTATGCAACTTGAATTCAATATGGAAGGAGGGGGGAAAGTTACTTATTTGCTTGCCCCCAAATTATCTTAA
- a CDS encoding cobyrinate a,c-diamide synthase — protein MEFPRIIISSDRSDSGKTLISSALMKILSKKMKVRGFKVGPDFIDPKYHKIASGSPSINLDLWLMGKEGVIKSLVKYGKGYDIGIIEGVMGLYDGIDTNYSTYELSKVSGTPIILVLNCSNVSSTIGAIVKGLKEYKNVNILGVIFNQIGSETHYNYCKNSVNEVEVLGYVKYDKRFVVPSRHLGLYTTEDYREANDTLNIIAEEIENSIDIDKIIEIAKNAETLPDIFEEEDKRVNKGKAAIAYDSAFNFYYEENIDLLRKKYEIEFFSPIMNEQVDKDVELIYIGGGYPELHLKELENATKTKSWIKKEAEKGTKILAECGGLMYLSREIIEDKSYNMVNLFDISIKAKDKLTIGYTELETLYDNILSKQGEIIRGHEFHVSKAINVGLDVKFSLKNRVGKGIWERKDGATVYNVLASYSHFHFSTTRGLLSS, from the coding sequence ATGGAGTTTCCTCGTATAATCATTTCTTCAGATAGGAGCGATTCTGGTAAGACTTTAATTTCCTCAGCTTTAATGAAAATTTTATCTAAAAAGATGAAAGTCAGAGGATTTAAAGTAGGTCCTGATTTTATTGACCCCAAGTACCACAAAATAGCCTCTGGTTCACCTTCAATTAATCTTGATTTGTGGTTAATGGGTAAGGAAGGCGTAATAAAAAGCTTAGTGAAATATGGTAAAGGTTATGATATAGGAATCATTGAAGGCGTAATGGGACTTTATGATGGTATAGATACAAATTATAGCACTTATGAACTTTCAAAAGTTTCTGGAACTCCAATAATTTTAGTTCTGAATTGTAGTAATGTAAGCAGTACCATAGGAGCAATAGTAAAAGGCCTAAAAGAATACAAAAATGTAAATATCCTAGGAGTGATATTTAATCAGATTGGTTCAGAGACTCACTATAATTATTGCAAAAATTCTGTAAATGAAGTAGAAGTACTAGGCTATGTAAAGTATGATAAACGATTTGTAGTTCCTTCTAGGCACTTAGGACTTTACACTACTGAAGATTATAGGGAAGCTAATGATACTTTAAACATAATTGCAGAAGAGATAGAGAATTCAATAGATATCGATAAAATAATTGAAATAGCAAAAAATGCTGAGACATTACCAGATATTTTTGAAGAGGAAGATAAGAGAGTAAATAAAGGTAAAGCTGCTATAGCGTATGATTCAGCATTTAATTTTTACTATGAAGAAAATATAGATTTACTTAGAAAAAAGTATGAAATAGAGTTCTTTAGTCCTATTATGAATGAACAAGTGGATAAAGATGTTGAATTAATTTATATTGGTGGTGGCTATCCCGAATTACATCTGAAAGAATTAGAAAATGCTACTAAAACCAAGAGCTGGATTAAAAAAGAAGCAGAAAAAGGAACTAAAATTTTAGCAGAATGTGGCGGTTTAATGTATTTATCGAGAGAGATTATAGAAGATAAAAGTTATAATATGGTAAATTTATTTGACATTAGCATAAAAGCCAAAGATAAATTAACCATAGGTTATACAGAATTGGAGACTTTGTATGACAATATATTAAGCAAACAAGGTGAAATAATTAGGGGTCATGAATTTCATGTATCTAAGGCCATAAACGTAGGATTAGATGTAAAATTTTCATTAAAAAACAGGGTAGGAAAAGGCATTTGGGAAAGAAAAGATGGAGCTACAGTTTATAACGTGTTAGCTTCATATTCTCATTTTCATTTTTCAACTACTAGAGGATTGTTGTCTTCTTAA
- a CDS encoding DUF2208 family protein, with translation MSTYPQGYPNPYNWKMILISQALMIVLSFVLSLYPQYFLPVYILYIIVILGITSVMTMRSNPLLSERKYLSDITNARTLFEEKKAGEILQKDEEYMRKMQEFAMANFKSFMYMIIYIIAIFVFYDEVLLKIVNGVIGYERLLVYIAYFEALFLFNMFVYRRLVKVQMMEVMAPQSYKITEKGILSTDKSGIFLHSRHLVNAEISENREKRYIEIHSSTSKLPFKIRLYTTEIDRLEEVLDRVKKLELRRQQSSSS, from the coding sequence ATGTCTACCTATCCCCAAGGATACCCTAATCCTTACAATTGGAAAATGATACTAATATCTCAAGCACTAATGATAGTATTATCATTCGTACTATCATTATATCCTCAATATTTCTTACCCGTATATATTCTTTATATAATTGTTATCTTGGGAATTACCAGCGTTATGACAATGAGAAGTAATCCGTTATTAAGCGAGAGGAAATATTTATCTGATATCACTAATGCTAGAACCCTTTTTGAAGAAAAGAAAGCTGGGGAAATACTTCAAAAAGACGAGGAATATATGAGGAAAATGCAAGAATTTGCAATGGCTAACTTTAAATCATTTATGTACATGATAATATATATTATAGCGATTTTTGTATTTTACGATGAGGTACTATTAAAAATTGTAAACGGTGTAATCGGTTATGAAAGATTATTAGTGTATATAGCATATTTTGAAGCATTATTCTTGTTTAACATGTTTGTCTATAGAAGATTAGTAAAAGTACAAATGATGGAAGTTATGGCACCTCAAAGTTATAAAATAACTGAAAAAGGGATACTTTCAACTGATAAAAGCGGAATATTCTTACATTCAAGACACTTAGTAAACGCAGAAATTAGTGAAAATAGAGAGAAAAGGTATATAGAAATACACTCATCCACGTCAAAATTACCTTTCAAAATAAGATTATATACTACTGAAATAGATAGACTGGAAGAAGTATTAGACAGAGTTAAAAAACTAGAGTTAAGAAGACAACAATCCTCTAGTAGTTGA
- a CDS encoding 3,4-dihydroxy-2-butanone-4-phosphate synthase: MILKSELRKNLEEGLPVLIYDFDGREEEVDMMFYGGKITWKSINLLRKDAGGLICYVTTENYGKKLGLDFMVNIVKEKYPNLAKKPVYGDEPAFSLWVNHVATRTGINDYDRAKTINELHNVISLINQDETLAREKFEKEFYSPGHVPILLSRGLNKRKGHTELSISLLEYVGLEKSAVIAEMLDDGKSMSKEKALRYAKYNGFLFIEGNEILKEVSL; encoded by the coding sequence ATGATACTAAAATCGGAACTAAGGAAAAATCTTGAAGAAGGACTTCCAGTGCTAATATATGATTTCGATGGAAGAGAAGAAGAAGTTGATATGATGTTTTATGGTGGAAAAATAACGTGGAAAAGTATAAACTTGTTAAGAAAAGACGCTGGGGGACTAATATGTTACGTTACTACAGAAAATTACGGCAAAAAATTAGGCTTAGACTTTATGGTTAATATAGTTAAAGAAAAATATCCTAATTTAGCTAAAAAACCAGTTTATGGTGATGAGCCAGCCTTTTCACTTTGGGTCAATCATGTAGCAACAAGAACTGGGATAAATGATTATGATAGGGCGAAAACAATTAATGAACTTCATAATGTTATTTCACTTATAAACCAAGATGAAACCTTAGCTAGAGAAAAATTTGAAAAGGAGTTTTATTCACCAGGCCATGTGCCGATTTTGCTTTCTAGAGGTTTAAATAAGAGAAAAGGTCATACGGAGTTAAGTATATCTCTGCTTGAGTATGTAGGGCTAGAAAAAAGTGCAGTCATTGCAGAAATGCTTGATGATGGAAAAAGCATGAGTAAGGAGAAAGCATTAAGATACGCAAAATATAATGGATTTCTATTCATTGAAGGAAATGAAATTCTAAAAGAGGTGTCATTATGA
- the ribC gene encoding riboflavin synthase: MMRKYGVVDTTFSRVDMGSIAIKVIRSEDPDAEIIRYTVPGIKDMPVAAKRLLDEGCDGVITLGWVGKTMLDKYSYLATSIGLIMTQILTSRHIIDVTVHEDEVDDEEKLKELAIDRTTKHAKNLVRLVRDGKNALTPYAGKGLRQGYENAGPID, from the coding sequence ATTATGAGGAAATATGGAGTTGTTGATACTACGTTTTCAAGGGTAGATATGGGGAGTATAGCAATTAAAGTTATAAGATCTGAGGATCCAGATGCCGAAATAATTAGGTACACAGTACCTGGAATTAAAGATATGCCAGTAGCTGCTAAAAGGTTATTAGATGAGGGTTGTGACGGTGTTATAACATTAGGTTGGGTAGGAAAGACTATGTTAGATAAATATAGTTACTTAGCTACGAGTATTGGGCTTATCATGACTCAAATATTAACTTCTAGACATATAATAGATGTTACAGTTCATGAGGATGAAGTTGATGATGAAGAGAAACTTAAGGAGTTAGCCATAGATAGAACTACAAAACATGCTAAAAACTTAGTTAGATTAGTGAGAGATGGAAAAAATGCTTTAACTCCTTATGCTGGGAAAGGTTTGAGGCAGGGTTATGAAAATGCAGGACCAATCGATTAA
- the ribH gene encoding 6,7-dimethyl-8-ribityllumazine synthase, whose amino-acid sequence MQDQSINLGIVVAEFNYDITYLMLQRAISHAKFLGANIRIVFKVPGSYDMAIAVKELLKRDDIDAVVTLGAVIKGETKHDEIVATQAARKLLDLSVEFGKPVTLGIIGHGVTHEQAVERIEEYSTRAVESAIKLAKRLRMLHNLQISREEMVIIE is encoded by the coding sequence ATGCAGGACCAATCGATTAATCTAGGAATAGTAGTTGCTGAATTTAATTATGACATAACATATTTAATGCTACAACGAGCAATATCTCATGCTAAATTTTTAGGAGCTAATATTAGGATAGTGTTCAAAGTACCAGGAAGTTATGATATGGCTATAGCAGTAAAAGAATTATTAAAAAGGGATGATATTGATGCTGTTGTTACATTAGGTGCAGTAATTAAAGGTGAAACTAAGCATGATGAAATAGTGGCTACTCAAGCTGCGAGAAAATTGCTAGATTTATCAGTAGAATTTGGTAAGCCAGTTACCTTAGGTATTATAGGTCATGGTGTTACTCATGAACAAGCAGTAGAAAGGATAGAGGAGTATTCTACTAGAGCTGTAGAGTCAGCAATAAAATTAGCCAAAAGATTGAGAATGTTGCATAATTTACAAATATCTAGAGAAGAGATGGTGATAATAGAATGA